Below is a genomic region from Paenibacillus rhizovicinus.
TCCGAAAAATAAGGAGGGACAACGTGTGGGACAAAAAGTAAACCCGGTCGGTCTGCGTATCGGCGTTATCCGTGATTGGGAATCCAAATGGTACGCTGGCAAAGACTTCGGCGACTTGCTTATGGAAGACGTTAAAATCCGTGAGCACCTCAAAAACAAATTGAAAGATGCGGCTGTTTCCAAGTTCGAAATCGAACGTGCAGCAAACCGCGTTAACGTTACAATTCATACAGCTAAACCAGGTATGGTTATTGGTAAAGGCGGCTCCGAGGTTGAAAACCTGCGTTCCGAGCTTTCCAAAATCGCTAAAGGCAAAAAGGTACACATCAACATTTCCGAGATCAAAAACCCGGAATTGGATGCAATCCTTGTAGCTGAAAGCATCGCACAACAACTTGAGCGTCGGATCTCGTTCCGCCGTGCAATGAAACAATCCATCCAACGTACAATCCGTTCTGGCGCAAAAGGCATCAAAACTGCCGTTAGCGGTCGTTTGGGCGGCGCTGAGATTGCTCGTCAGGAAGGTTACAGCGAAGGTACGGTTCCACT
It encodes:
- the rpsC gene encoding 30S ribosomal protein S3, producing MGQKVNPVGLRIGVIRDWESKWYAGKDFGDLLMEDVKIREHLKNKLKDAAVSKFEIERAANRVNVTIHTAKPGMVIGKGGSEVENLRSELSKIAKGKKVHINISEIKNPELDAILVAESIAQQLERRISFRRAMKQSIQRTIRSGAKGIKTAVSGRLGGAEIARQEGYSEGTVPLHTLRADIDYGTAEAHTTYGRIGVKVWIYRGEILPTKKKAPQEGGN